The Cyprinus carpio isolate SPL01 chromosome A19, ASM1834038v1, whole genome shotgun sequence genome has a segment encoding these proteins:
- the LOC109098737 gene encoding LOW QUALITY PROTEIN: NACHT, LRR and PYD domains-containing protein 12-like (The sequence of the model RefSeq protein was modified relative to this genomic sequence to represent the inferred CDS: inserted 2 bases in 2 codons): NSHKSRLKEKFQTIHEGMSNKGSSASLNDIYTELYITEGGSGEVNNEHEVRQIETQYKRSESQETPIKCNDIFRPLPRQNKSIRTVLTKGVAGIGKTVSVQKFVLDWAEGKXNQDLHFIFSISFRELNLXKESNLSLINLIHHFFTHTNKLRSTNIDDFTVLFIFDGLDECRLPLDFQNNDILCDVTESASLDVLLTPGSPHQQPLRESARVPSALLWIITSARSNILSLAKLAFQQLEKGNLIFYEQDLRECGIDVRDASLYSGVCTQIFREEFGLYLGKVYSFVHLSIQEFLAALYVFLCSFKQTGFVRMFRSSLTNLLKSEVDKALQSENGHLDLFLRFLLGLSLESNHTLLTRSSEKTRIRSHSEQEIVEYIKMKIRENSSSEKSINLFHCLNELNDDSLVQEVQIYLSTTGDSQLSGVKLSPSQWSALVFVLLTSEEKLDDFKLSKYHKSEECLLSLLPVIKASTKADLRRCNLMEKSCSALASDLSSNSSNLNELTLSYNNLLDSGVKLLSVGLMNHQCKLKTLQLEYCSIGEKGCSALASALRSNPSHLKELNLNYNKLGNSGVRLLSDLLQNPHCKLKQMLLCNCSFGEEGCSVLALALRSNPSHLRELDLNDNYPGKSGMKLLSDLLQYPLCQLKKLGMCNCSIGEEGCAALTSALKSNPSHLRELDLSYNKLGDSGVKLLSDLLQDPQCKLETLQLYNCSIGEEGCSSLASALRSNPSHVKELDLGCNKLRDSGVKLLADLVEDSQCKLKKLLLENINIEEQGCAALSSALKLNPSHLRELDLGNNYLGVLGVKVLSHLLGDPKCKLEILQLYNCRIEEKGCAHLTSALRSNPSHLRVLNLSCNKPSVSEMKLLSNLVQDPRYKLEKLDLFVLY; encoded by the exons AACAGCCACAAATCCAGACTAAAGGAGAAATTTCAGACAATTCATGAAGGAATGTCAAATAAAGGCAGCTCCGCATCTCTGAATGATATCTACACAGAGCTGTACATCACAGAGGGAGGTAGTGGAGAGGTCAATAAtgaacatgaggtgagacagattgagacacaatACAAGAGATCAGAGTCACAGGAAACACCAATCAAATGCAATGACATATTTAGGCCTTTACCTagacaaaacaaatccatcagaactgtgctgactaAAGGAGTAGCCGGAATTGGAAAAACAGTTTCAGTGCAGAAGTTTGttctggactgggctgaaggaa CAAATCAGGATCTCCActtcattttttccatttcctttagGGAGCTAAATT ATAAGGAGAGCAATCTCAGTTTGATTAACCTGATTCATCATTTTTTCACTCATACAAATAAATTGAGATCAACAAACATTGATGACTTCACAGTCCTATTTATCTTTGATGGCCTGGATGAGTGTCGACTTCCTTTGGATTTCCAGAACAATGATATTTTGTGTGATGTGACAGAATCAGCCTCATTGGATGTGCTGCTGACTCCTGGATCACCTCATCAGCAGCCACTCAGGGAATCTGCGAGGGTTCCTTCTGCTCTCCTCTGGATAATCACCTCA GCTAGAAGTAATATCCTGTCACTGGCAAAACTGGCTTTTCAACAGCTGGAAAAAGGGAACCTGATCTTCTACGAGCAGgacctgagagagtgtggcattgatgtCAGAGATGCATCATTGTATTCAGGAGTTTGTACCCAaatcttcagagaggagtttggGCTATACCTAGGGAAGGTGTACAGCTTTGTACATCTGAGCATCCAGGAGTTTCTTGCTGCTTTATATGTGTTTCTTTGCTCTTTTAAACAAACAGGATTTGTTAGAATGTTCAGATCATCTTTGACCAATTTACTTAAGAGTGAAGTTGACAAGGCTTTACAGAGTGAAAATGGTCACCTTGATCTCTTCCTTAGATTCCTTTTGGGTCTCTCATTGGAGTCTAATCACACTCTCCTTACAAGGTCTAGTGAAAAGACAAGAATCAGATCTCACAGTGAACAGGAAATAGTTGAGTACATTAAGATGAAGATCAGGGAGAATTCCTCTTcagagaaatccatcaatctgttccactgtctgaatgaactgaatgatgaTTCTCTAGTGCAGGAAGTCCAAATATACCTGAGCACAACTGGTGACAGTCAACTCTCTGGGGTTAAACTGTCTCCTTCTCAGTGGTCAGCTCTGGTGTTTGTGCTGCTGACCTCAGAAGAGAAGCTGGATGATTTTAAACTGAGTAAATATCATAAATCAGAGGAATGTCTTCTGAGTCTGCTGCCAGTAATAAAAGCATCTACAAAAGCTGA TCTGAGACGCTGTAATCTCATGGAGAAAAGCTGTTCAGCTCTGGCCTCAGATCTCAGCTCAAATAGCTCCAATTTGAATGAGCTGACCCTGAGTTACAACAATTTGctggattcaggagtgaagctgctctcagTTGGACTAATGAATCATCAGTGTAAACTGAAGACTTTACA GTTGGAATACTGCAGTATTGGAGAAAaaggttgttctgctctggcttcagctctgagatcaaacccgtCACACCTGAAAGAACTGAATCTGAACTATAATAAACTAGGAAACTCAGGAGTGAGACTACTTTCTGATCTACTGCAGAatccacactgtaaactgaagCAAATGCT GCTGTGTAACTGTAGTTTTGGAGAGGAAGGTTGTTCTGTTCTGGCTttagctctgagatcaaacccctcacacctgagagaactggatttGAATGATAACTATCCAGGGAAATCAGGAATGAAGCTTCTTTCTGATCTACTGCAGTATCCACTCTGTCAACTAAAGAAACTAGG GATGTGTAACTGTAGTATTGGAGaggaaggttgtgctgctctgacttcagctctgaaatcaaatccctcacacctgagagaactggatctaaGCTATAATAAACtaggagactcaggagtgaagctgctctctgatctACTGCAGGATCCTCAATGTAAACTGGAGACATTACA GCTGTATAACTGCAGTATTGGAGAGGAAGGTTGTTCttctctggcttcagctctgagatcaaacccgtCACACGTGAAAGAACTGGATCTTGGCTGTAATAAACTAagagattcaggagtgaagctgctagCTGATCTAGTGGAGGATTCACAGTGTAAACTGAAAAAACTACT GTTGGAAAATATCAATATTGAAGAACAAGGTTGTgcagctctgtcttcagctctgaaattaaacccatcacacctgagagaactggatcttgGCAATAATTATCTAGGAGTCTTAGGAGTGAAGGTTCTCTCTCATCTACTGGGGGATCCAAAATGTAAACTTGAGATATTGCA GTTGTATAACTGCCGTATTGAAGAGAAAGGTTGTGCCcatctgacttcagctctgagatcaaacccctcacacctgagagtaCTGAATCTGAGCTGTAATAAACCAAGTGTTTCAGAAATGAAGCTTTTAAGTAACTTAGTACAGGATCCACGCTATAAACTGGAGAAACTAGA TTTGTTTGTACTGTATTGA